The nucleotide window ACCTGCTCACCCTCACCTTCAACGGCATGTCGAAGGCGTACCGCGTGGCCGGGTACCGCGTCGGGTGGATGGCGATCTCGGGCCCGCGGGCGCACGCCGACTCGTACATCGAGGGGCTGACGATCCTCGCCAACATGCGCCTGTGCGCGAACATGCCCGGCCAGCACGGTGTGGTCGCCGCCCTCAGCGGCCGGCAGACCATCAACGACCTCGTCCTGCCGGGCGGGCGGCTGCGGGAGCAGCGGGACGCGGCCCACTCGCTGCTGACGCAGATCCCCGGCGTGACCTGCGTGAAGCCGAAGGGCGCGCTCTACCTCTTCCCGCGCCTCGACCCGAAGGTCTACAAGATCAAGGACGACCGGCGGATGGTGCTGGACCTGCTGCGCACCGAGAAGATCATGGTGGTGCAGGGCACGGGCTTCAACTGGCCGGAACCGGACCACTTCCGGGTCGTCACCCTGCCGACCACGCGGGACCTCACGGACGCGGTGACCCGGATCGGCACCTTCCTGGACGGCTACGGGCAGCACTGACGCACCGCCGCACCGGACCGGGCGGTCACCCCGCGTGACCGTCCGGTCCGTTTTTCTGAGTTCGGTCAAGTTTAGACGAATTCTAAGCTAGGATGGTTTCCTGCCAGACACAGGAGGCCGTCTCCCATGTACGAACCGATCCGCACCAAGTCGGTCCACACGATGGCCGGCACCGCCGACTTTCCCCACCGGTCGCGCGAGGAGGAGCTGGACATCCAGCTCGCCGGTCATCTGGCGGCCCTGCTCGCGGTCACGGACGAGCTCCGCGCGCTGGAACCGTCCGCCGAGCTCGACACCGCGGCGGCGCGGCTGGCCGAACAGGTCACCCGTCTGCGCGGAGGGCTGCCGCCGGTCCGCTCGGCGGCCGCCGTACCGGTCACCGACGAGCGCGAGGCACTGTCCTGCGGACTGCACCGCCGGGCGCACGCGCTCGCGGGGCGGGCGCTCGTCGTCGCGGCGTCCCGGGCGGACACAGCGGCCGCGATCCTGGCCGCCGAGCGCATGGACGTACACGCGGTGGCCGTCACACCGGCTCTCACCGCCCGCTGAGCCCGGGGTTTCCCGGACTCCCTGAGATCGCCCCGGCCCGCGCGCACCCGCAGCGACGTGCGGGCCGGGTGCCCTGCTCGACGGAAGGGCCGCACCTCATCGGGTGCGGCCCTTCTGCTGTCCGCCCACGCCGGTCGACCGTCCCCCGCGGGCCGGCGGGGGCCGGCCGCGCGGTTCCCCGCGCCCCTGACGGGGCCCGCGGCGGAAGCCTGGCGTCCGGTTTTGTACTGGGATGGGGTGGCCACCCGGTGTTCATCCGATGCGGCGGGGAACGTCGGATTCCGGGAGCAGGCTCCGGGTGTGAGACGAATCATCGCCATCGTCCTGGCGGTATTCCTGATCGGCGGAGTGGCAGCAGCCGTCGTAGCGGGCCGCGAAGAACAGGACACGAGCACGGCAACGAAGACCGTGCGAGGAGTGATCGGGTCGGAGAAGGCGGAGTTCTTCGCCGACCCGGATGTGGTGAAGGCCCTGGCTGCCAGGGGCTACACCGTGGAGACCGAGACCTCCGGCTCCTGGGCCATGGAGGGACTCGACCTCAAGGGGTACGACTTCGCCTTCCCGTCCAGCCAGGCACCCGCCGGGGAACTGGCCGCGAAGTACGGCGTACGGCAGCCGTTGCCGCGCCCCTTCTACTCGCCCCTCGTGGTCGTGGCGCACCGCGGCGCCGCCGAGGTGCTGGCCGCCAACGGCCTCGCGACGCCGGACGAGGAGGGCAACGGCACCCTCGGCATGAGGGCCTACCTCGACGCCGCCGCGGACGACAGGACCTGGCAGCAGCTCAAGGGGGCTGACCGGCACGGTGAGTTGAGCGGCACGCTGTTCATCTCCACCACCGACCCGACCAGTTCCAGCTCGGGCGCGCTGTACCTCGCCGCCGCCTCCTACGTGGCCGACGGCGGCCGGGTCGCCGACGGCGCCGCGGCGGTCGGCCGCACGGCGCCCCTGATGCGCAAGCTGATCAGCGTCCAGGGCTCCCAGCAGACCAGCACGGACGCGGCGTTCCGGGACTTCGTGAGCGGTGCCGGAAACCCGCTGGTCCTCGTGTACGAGTCCCAGGTCGCGGCCCTCCTCACGCAGGGCCGGGGCGTCGACGACCTGGTCGTCCTCTACCCGGACACCACCGCCAACAGCGACCACACCGTCGTCCCCCTCACGGACGAGGGGCGCGCCCTCGGCGAACTGCTCGGCACCGACAAGGAGCTGCGCCGGCTCGCGGTGCGCCACGGGTTCCGGCCGCAGGGCGCCGCCGCCGAGTTCACGGCGGCCACCGGCGCCCACACCAGGTACCTCGACCAGAAGCTGACCGGCGTCCGGCAGGCGCCCGTGCCCGCCTCCACGGTGCTGCACGACATGGCCCGCCGGGCCCGGAAGTAGGGGGAACAGCACGTGAGCAATCTCGAAGACACCTTCACCCTCACCCCTCCCGAGCCGGTCGCGGCCGTGCCGAAGGAGAAGGCCGGCACGCTCGTGCCGGTCGCCGAGTCGGTCCGCGGCGACATGGCGCGCAAGGCCGCCGAGTACGTCGACGCGCTCGCCGTGCTCGACGCCCGCTCCCCCGAGTTCGCCGGGAAGGTCGGCGAGGTCGTCGCGCTCGGCTCCGGCGAGATACGCGGCGCCGCCGCCCGGTCGAACCGCATGCTGGAGCGCACGGTCCGCGCCCTGCCCGCGAACGGCGAGGACGCCCAGGCCCGCGTCTCGTCCTCGCTCGTCGAACTGCGGCGCACCGTCGAGGACCTGGACCCGCGCGACCTGCCCGGCGGGAGGGCGCGCAAGCTGCTGTCCCGGCTGCCGGGCGGCAACCGGCTCCGCGACCACGTGGCCGGGTACGCCTCCGCGCAGGGCACGCTGAACAGGATCGTGGGCTCGCTGCGCGGCGGCCAGGACGAACTGCGCCGCGACAACGCCGCGCTGCAGACCGAACGCGTCCGCCTCTGGGACTCGATGGGCAGGCTCCAGGAGTACGTCGTCCTCACCGAGGCCCTGGACGCGGCGGTCGAGGGCCACATCACCGGCGTCGAGGCACAGGACCCGGTCCAGGCGGACGCACTCCGCGCCGACGTCCTCTTCCCCGTACGGCAGAAGCACCAGGACCTGCTCACCCAGCTCGCGGTGTGCGCCCAGGGCTATCTGGCGATGGACGTGGTCCGCCGCAACAACGAGGAGCTGATCAGGGGGGTCGACCGCGCGGCCACCACCACGGTCTCCGCGCTGCGCATCTCCGTGATGCTCGCCGCCGCCCTCGACGACCAGCGCAAGGTCGTCGAGCAGGTCGACGCGCTGCGCGGCACGACGGAGGACCTCATCCGCGGCAACGCGGAGATGCTCGCCACCCAGAGCGGCGAGATCCAGCGCATCGCCGCCGACCCCGCCGTCGGGGCTCAGACGCTGCGCTCGGCGTTCCAGCAGATCTACCGGACGCTCGACGCCATCGACACGTACAAGGTCCAGGCCACGCAGACCATGGCGGCGACCGTGGAGTCCCTGACCTCGGAGCTCCAGCACGCCACGTCGTACCTGGAGCGCAGCCGCTCGCAGGGCGCGCCGGAAGGGGGCCTCGCATGAGACGCCTCCGTCCGGTGGTGGCCGCCGTCGCGCTGGCCCTGGTGACGGCCGGATGCACGTCCGCCCCGCGGGAGCCGGGCCCTTCCGGCGACGGGCCGGTCCCCGGCACCCTGCGCGTCCTCGCCTCCAGCGAGCTCTCGGACATGAAGGGTGTGCTGGAGCAGGTCCGGAAGGACACCGGCATCACGGTCCGGCCCACCTACCTGGGTACCCTCGACGCGGTCGACCTCCTCGCGAAGGGCAGGGCGAAGGGCGCGTACGACGCCGTCTGGCTCTCCTCCGGCGCCTACCTGCGGCTCGATCCCGCCGCCGCACGGCAGATCGTGTCCGAGACCCCGGTCATGTCCAGCCCGCTGGCCGTCGGGGTGCGGCCCGCCACCGTACGGAGGCTGGGCTGGAAGCCGGCGGACGTCACCTGGACCGACATCGAGAAGGCGGTCCGGGACGGCGGGCTGACGTACGGCATGACCGACCCGTCGCGCTCCAACTCCGGCTTCTCCACGCTCGTCTCGGTGGCCTCGGCCCTCTCCGGCGCCCAGTCGGCGCTCACGGACGCGGACGTGCGGCGGGCGACGCCCGAACTGGCGGAGTTCTTCGAGGGCCAGAAGCTGACGTCCGGGTCCTCGGGCTGGCTGGCGGCGGCGTACGACCGCCGCGGTGACGTCGACGCGCTGCTCAACTACGAGTCGGTGCTGAGGTCGAGGAAGGACCTGACGGTGATCCGCCCGCGCGACGGCGTGGTCACCGCCGACTACCCGCTCTCCTCGCTCACCTACACGAGCCGGGAGGCCCGCGCCGACGTCCGCCGCCTCACCGGGGCCCTGCGC belongs to Streptomyces sp. V3I8 and includes:
- a CDS encoding toxic anion resistance protein, coding for MSNLEDTFTLTPPEPVAAVPKEKAGTLVPVAESVRGDMARKAAEYVDALAVLDARSPEFAGKVGEVVALGSGEIRGAAARSNRMLERTVRALPANGEDAQARVSSSLVELRRTVEDLDPRDLPGGRARKLLSRLPGGNRLRDHVAGYASAQGTLNRIVGSLRGGQDELRRDNAALQTERVRLWDSMGRLQEYVVLTEALDAAVEGHITGVEAQDPVQADALRADVLFPVRQKHQDLLTQLAVCAQGYLAMDVVRRNNEELIRGVDRAATTTVSALRISVMLAAALDDQRKVVEQVDALRGTTEDLIRGNAEMLATQSGEIQRIAADPAVGAQTLRSAFQQIYRTLDAIDTYKVQATQTMAATVESLTSELQHATSYLERSRSQGAPEGGLA
- a CDS encoding VWA domain-containing protein is translated as MRRLRPVVAAVALALVTAGCTSAPREPGPSGDGPVPGTLRVLASSELSDMKGVLEQVRKDTGITVRPTYLGTLDAVDLLAKGRAKGAYDAVWLSSGAYLRLDPAAARQIVSETPVMSSPLAVGVRPATVRRLGWKPADVTWTDIEKAVRDGGLTYGMTDPSRSNSGFSTLVSVASALSGAQSALTDADVRRATPELAEFFEGQKLTSGSSGWLAAAYDRRGDVDALLNYESVLRSRKDLTVIRPRDGVVTADYPLSSLTYTSREARADVRRLTGALRTPATQKLITDRTLRRPVVPGVPPAAGLDTARRRELPFPGSRSVADGLLDSYENELRRPSRTVYVLDTSGSMGEDGRLGRLKKALTGLTGDFREREEVTLMPFGSAVKSVRTHVVRPEDPRAGLDAIRRDTGALTAEGDTAIYTSLRKAYEHLGAGDDTFTSIVLMTDGENTRGAGPARFDDFHGRLSGAARRIPVFPILFGDSDRAELEHIADLTGGRLFDARKGSLDGAFEEIRGYQ